The Carassius gibelio isolate Cgi1373 ecotype wild population from Czech Republic chromosome A24, carGib1.2-hapl.c, whole genome shotgun sequence genome window below encodes:
- the si:dkey-192l18.9 gene encoding F-box/LRR-repeat protein 7, protein MGANNGKQCGSEGKASSSISSDVSSSTDHTPTKSPKNVATSEDSDLSMRTLSTPSPALILKSNPSCVFPQTVPNGHETSSTSFNVTGETVALVHPPPGTRSRPSKVPPTTLIEILPDSVLLHVLSYLSTPQLCRCARACRRWYNLAWDPRLWSTIRLSGELLNADRALKVLTHRLCQDTPNVCLTLETVVVSGCRRLSDRGLRVVAQCCPELRRLEVAGCYNVSNEAVFDVVSQCPNLEHLDVSGCPKVTCISLTEEASLQLTPLHGQQIGLRYLDMTDCVSLEDKGLRTIAFHCPCLTHLYLRRCSRLTDEALRQLALHCTALRELSLSDCPLIGDFGLREVARLEGRLRYLSVAHCIRITDVGLRYVARYCPRLRYLNARGCEGLTDQGLSHLARNCPRLRSIDVGRCPLVSDAGLEVLARCCEGLRRLSLRGCESLTGRGLVVLAAGCPELQLLNVQECEVPPEALRLVRQHCRRCVIEHTIPAFY, encoded by the exons ATTCGGATTTGAGCATGAGGACGCTAAGCACTCCCAGTCCTGCCCTCATTCTGAAGTCAAACCCTTCCTGTGTCTTCCCTCAAACAGTCCCAAATGGCCATGAAACGTCTTCCACATCTTTTAACGTCACTGGGGAAACCGTTGCCCTGGTTCACCCGCCTCCAGGCACTCGCTCACGGCCTTCTAAAGTTCCTCCCACCACTCTCATTGAAATCCTGCCTGATTCTGTTTTACTACACGTCCTGTCCTACCTGTCCACCCCTCAGCTGTGCCGCTGCGCTCGAGCGTGCCGCCGCTGGTATAACCTGGCCTGGGACCCGCGACTCTGGAGCACCATTCGTCTGAGCGGAGAGCTGCTGAACGCTGACCGAGCCCTCAAAGTGCTCACCCATCGGTTATGCCAGGACACTCCCAACGTCTGTCTGACCCTGGAGACGGTTGTGGTCAGCGGCTGCCGGAGGCTGTCAGATCGAGGGCTACGTGTGGTCGCTCAGTGCTGTCCAGAGCTGCGGCGTTTGGAGGTTGCAGGCTGCTATAATGTGTCCAACGAAGCAGTGTTTGATGTGGTGTCCCAGTGTCCCAATCTGGAACATCTAGACGTATCAG GCTGCCCTAAAGTGACGTGTATCAGCCTGACGGAGGAGGCATCGCTACAGCTCACACCTCTACATGGACAACAGATCGGCCTGCGATACCTGGACATGACAGACTGTGTATCACTGGAGGACAAAGGCTTGAGGACCATTGCCTTTCATTGTCCATGTCTCACACACCTCTACCTGCGGCGCTGCAGCCGGCTAACAGACGAGGCCCTGCGACAGCTAGCACTGCACTGCACCGCTTTACGTGAGCTTAGCCTTAGCGACTGCCCTCTGATTGGAGACTTTGGCTTACGTGAGGTCGCTCGCCTGGAGGGCCGCCTACGCTATCTGAGTGTGGCACACTGTATACGCATAACAGACGTTGGACTGCGTTATGTAGCACGTTACTGTCCGCGGCTCCGCTACCTGAATGCACGGGGATGCGAGGGCTTGACGGACCAGGGTTTGAGCCACTTAGCTCGCAACTGCCCCCGATTGAGGTCTATAGATGTTGGGCGCTGCCCGCTGGTGTCAGACGCCGGGTTGGAGGTGTTAGCACGCTGTTGTGAAGGGCTACGAAGGCTGAGTCTGAGGGGCTGTGAGAGTTTGACAGGGAGAGGGCTCGTGGTGCTAGCAGCGGGATGTCCCGAGCTGCAGTTACTAAACGTACAGGAGTGTGAGGTGCCACCTGAGGCACTTCGACTGGTGCGACAGCACTGCAGACGCTGTGTTATCGAACACACCATACCTGCTTTCTACTGA